The Rhodocytophaga rosea genome has a segment encoding these proteins:
- a CDS encoding proline dehydrogenase family protein, giving the protein MTLTQKVPVSFEDTATAFASKSDLDLKKMHLLFAAMNSNMLVNTGTFFIKTALRFRLPVKTPIKYTLFEQFCGGETIADCEGAIQSLASYNIKTILDYSVEGEKTEQSFDATAREIIATIERAKGDPNIPFSVFKVTGIAASEVLEKVQRRTHMTDPEIASYELARRRVDAICKKAYENKVRIFIDGEESWIQDTIDKLAYAMMEKYNKEQAIVYNTYQMYRKASLENLKKAFHYAAMNNYYLGAKLVRGAYMEKERDEAAKRGLPDPIQPDKESTDRDFDSSLVFCMNEKQRISICAGSHNEQSNYYLTVLMEKHGITPQDPRVYFAQLYGMSDHISYNLAQAGYNVAKYVPYGPIEAVMPYLFRRAEENTSISGQSSREYKLIQKELRRRKKAQAGR; this is encoded by the coding sequence ATGACACTTACTCAAAAAGTACCGGTTTCTTTTGAAGATACGGCCACTGCCTTTGCTTCCAAATCTGATTTAGACCTTAAAAAAATGCACCTGCTTTTTGCCGCCATGAATAGCAATATGCTGGTAAATACAGGTACTTTCTTCATAAAGACGGCGCTACGCTTCCGCTTGCCTGTAAAAACGCCCATAAAATATACCTTGTTCGAACAGTTCTGTGGCGGCGAAACGATTGCCGATTGCGAAGGGGCCATTCAAAGTCTGGCCAGTTACAACATTAAAACGATTCTCGATTATTCAGTAGAAGGCGAAAAAACCGAACAAAGCTTTGATGCTACGGCCAGAGAAATTATAGCTACCATCGAACGGGCAAAAGGAGATCCCAATATTCCTTTTTCGGTGTTTAAAGTAACGGGTATTGCGGCAAGCGAAGTATTGGAAAAAGTACAGCGGCGCACGCACATGACCGACCCGGAAATTGCCAGTTATGAATTGGCCCGCCGCCGGGTAGATGCGATTTGCAAAAAAGCCTACGAAAATAAAGTACGCATATTTATAGATGGGGAAGAAAGCTGGATTCAGGATACCATTGATAAACTGGCCTACGCCATGATGGAAAAATATAATAAGGAGCAAGCCATTGTGTATAATACGTATCAAATGTACCGCAAAGCAAGCCTGGAAAATCTCAAAAAAGCCTTCCACTATGCGGCCATGAACAATTATTACTTGGGTGCTAAACTGGTAAGGGGCGCTTACATGGAAAAAGAACGGGACGAAGCCGCCAAAAGAGGATTGCCAGACCCCATCCAGCCGGATAAAGAGAGTACCGACCGTGATTTTGACTCCTCGCTGGTATTTTGCATGAATGAAAAACAGCGTATCTCCATTTGTGCCGGCTCCCACAATGAGCAAAGCAATTATTACCTCACCGTGTTGATGGAAAAACATGGGATAACCCCACAAGACCCCAGGGTATATTTTGCACAACTCTATGGCATGAGCGACCATATTTCCTATAATCTGGCCCAAGCAGGGTATAATGTTGCCAAATATGTTCCCTATGGCCCCATTGAAGCAGTAATGCCTTATTTGTTCCGAAGAGCAGAAGAAAATACTTCCATTTCCGGACAAAGCAGCCGGGAATATAAATTGATTCAAAAAGAACTTAGGCGCCGAAAAAAAGCACAGGCAGGACGATGA
- a CDS encoding 2-deoxyribose-5-phosphate aldolase (catalyzes the formation of D-glyceraldehyde 3-phosphate and acetaldehyde from 2-deoxy-D-ribose-5-phosphate), with protein MQSAIHPYIEYTLLNPLVTDTQIDAAAQLAVQLQLGALCVPPYWVKKASRETAGTSVQLTTVIGYPFGFQRTEAKIAEMELAFADGAQSIELMINLSAWKSNRMNWVKAEIARFAHLVHAREATFTVMTDGFRIGQAHEEEVFCKLCADAGADYVCLYPAFVSVSVPYSAIIHLRNLLPESVGIKTWVEEDELTYVKFIDAGTDLLCVPSVAFLEKTS; from the coding sequence ATGCAATCAGCCATTCATCCGTATATTGAGTATACTTTACTGAATCCCCTGGTAACAGATACCCAGATTGATGCAGCTGCCCAACTGGCTGTACAATTACAACTAGGTGCCTTATGTGTGCCTCCATATTGGGTAAAAAAAGCGAGCCGGGAAACTGCAGGTACCAGTGTGCAGCTTACCACAGTTATTGGCTATCCTTTTGGGTTTCAGCGTACGGAGGCGAAGATCGCAGAAATGGAACTGGCTTTTGCCGATGGGGCTCAAAGCATAGAACTTATGATTAATTTATCAGCCTGGAAATCGAATCGTATGAACTGGGTAAAGGCTGAAATTGCCAGGTTTGCTCACCTGGTACATGCCAGGGAAGCCACATTTACCGTAATGACTGATGGTTTTCGTATCGGGCAGGCGCATGAAGAAGAAGTATTTTGTAAGCTCTGTGCCGATGCCGGAGCAGATTATGTATGTCTATATCCGGCGTTTGTTTCGGTAAGTGTTCCATATTCCGCCATAATCCACTTGAGAAATCTGTTGCCTGAATCGGTAGGCATTAAAACCTGGGTAGAGGAAGATGAACTGACATATGTAAAATTCATTGATGCCGGAACAGATCTGCTTTGCGTACCATCCGTAGCTTTTTTAGAAAAGACATCCTAA
- a CDS encoding GAF domain-containing protein, with protein MKLTNLSLATKIKLAFLVVPVALIIVITVYSGFNLISQQNELKRSTATQVSESVIEKVDRNFYERFGDVQAYAFNRLAVETALTDSISGQAQTFINTMTAYYVLYDLMMIVGKDGKVIATNTTDKNGYKLQTEFLTGKDFSSSEWFKICTSPKGPEGGAWYSDFEANPFVGQIHGSKGWGMAYAAPIRDDLGNAIGVWYNFASWKEVTQGIRQEALQALKKSEPGAEIFLLDDKSRIIDASDENLVLKSKLEASALQQENFTLISEGNTLQGKDFTHGHAASAGAYTYKGKNWSCVTIIPKAAISLANFFTTELLLIDFLFLGIAFLVATTISGNLVRQIYHLRDIINKLSTGDLSNFEGGQAGKDELAQMALSVEVLAKGLQQTSTFAEEVGKGNFEASFTPLSEKDTLGNSLIKMSNNLKLAAEEDKRRNWSTEGLARFSEIMRNTNDLTLLSEALVSNLVKYLKASHGSLFIVNNTQPQAIQLDLAACYAYDRKKFISKSILPGEGLLGEAYLEKASIYKTKLPKNYIKIASGMGDGDPACLLIVPLKINEKVEGLIEIASFTVLEPYQIIFVEKLAENIAASIATVKINQVTRKLLEESQQQAEQMRAQEEEMRQNMEELIATQEEMHRKENDYLQMIERYKQKTEAEE; from the coding sequence ATGAAGTTAACTAACCTCAGTCTGGCAACAAAAATCAAGCTTGCCTTTTTGGTAGTGCCTGTAGCCCTGATCATTGTTATTACGGTATACAGTGGTTTTAACCTGATTAGTCAGCAAAATGAGCTTAAACGGTCTACAGCAACTCAGGTATCTGAGAGTGTAATTGAAAAAGTAGACAGGAATTTTTATGAACGGTTCGGCGACGTACAAGCTTATGCCTTTAATCGCCTCGCTGTGGAAACAGCATTGACTGACAGTATATCCGGACAGGCGCAGACTTTTATCAATACCATGACCGCCTATTATGTGTTATACGACCTGATGATGATCGTGGGCAAGGATGGAAAAGTGATTGCTACCAATACAACAGATAAGAACGGGTACAAACTGCAAACAGAATTTTTAACCGGGAAGGATTTTAGCAGTTCAGAGTGGTTTAAAATATGCACTTCTCCCAAAGGACCCGAAGGAGGCGCCTGGTATTCTGATTTTGAGGCAAATCCTTTTGTAGGGCAAATTCATGGGAGCAAAGGTTGGGGTATGGCCTATGCGGCCCCTATCCGCGATGATCTGGGGAATGCTATCGGCGTATGGTATAATTTTGCAAGCTGGAAAGAGGTAACGCAGGGAATCCGGCAGGAGGCACTACAGGCTTTAAAAAAGAGCGAGCCAGGCGCAGAAATCTTCTTGCTCGACGATAAAAGCAGGATTATCGACGCTTCCGACGAAAATCTGGTACTGAAAAGTAAACTGGAAGCCAGTGCACTCCAACAGGAAAACTTTACCCTGATTTCAGAAGGAAATACCTTGCAAGGCAAAGATTTTACGCACGGACATGCCGCTTCTGCAGGGGCATATACCTATAAAGGAAAAAACTGGAGCTGTGTAACCATTATTCCAAAAGCTGCTATTTCACTGGCTAATTTTTTTACCACTGAATTACTTCTCATCGACTTTTTATTCCTGGGGATTGCTTTCCTGGTGGCTACTACTATTTCAGGTAATCTGGTCAGGCAGATTTATCATTTACGGGATATAATTAATAAATTAAGCACAGGCGATTTATCAAACTTTGAGGGTGGACAGGCTGGGAAAGATGAACTGGCGCAAATGGCCTTGTCAGTAGAGGTTCTGGCAAAAGGCTTACAACAAACTTCTACTTTTGCGGAAGAAGTAGGCAAAGGAAATTTTGAAGCCAGTTTTACTCCGCTCAGTGAAAAAGATACCCTGGGTAATTCCCTCATTAAAATGAGCAATAACCTGAAACTGGCTGCCGAAGAAGATAAACGCCGTAACTGGTCTACGGAAGGGCTGGCCCGTTTTTCTGAAATTATGCGTAATACCAATGATTTAACACTACTCTCCGAAGCGCTGGTGAGTAATCTGGTAAAATATCTGAAGGCCAGTCATGGAAGCCTGTTTATTGTAAATAATACGCAGCCACAGGCGATCCAGCTGGATCTGGCGGCCTGCTATGCATACGACCGGAAAAAGTTTATCAGCAAAAGTATTCTTCCTGGGGAAGGTTTACTGGGAGAAGCCTATTTAGAAAAAGCGAGCATTTACAAAACAAAATTGCCCAAAAACTATATCAAAATAGCTTCTGGCATGGGCGACGGCGATCCGGCTTGCCTGCTGATTGTGCCGCTTAAAATCAATGAAAAGGTAGAAGGTCTTATTGAAATTGCATCCTTTACGGTGCTGGAGCCCTACCAGATAATATTTGTAGAAAAACTGGCAGAAAACATTGCTGCCTCTATTGCAACGGTAAAAATAAACCAGGTCACCAGAAAATTACTGGAAGAATCGCAGCAACAGGCTGAACAGATGCGGGCACAGGAAGAGGAAATGCGCCAGAATATGGAAGAATTGATTGCTACCCAGGAAGAAATGCACCGGAAAGAAAACGATTATCTGCAAATGATTGAGCGATACAAGCAGAAAACAGAAGCGGAGGAGTAA
- a CDS encoding helix-turn-helix transcriptional regulator, which yields MKSAFFFYLFVFCYNSTAYSSNEGIVLLNPYISNYKNVSEGNQTEDTPDLIKSVYEETKNQPLQNRPLTLLTPEKEMDALYMNIMLSGMVVMLLISGLLYKMQRTHLHKNRQLAESRQSILQDELENRLLKEKELQRALEIKNQQLASYNMNLLQKNEMIEELRNHIEILKKTPSEQMPQQFKHIKRLLDNSLHIDKDWENFKLHFAQVHPSLFRNLKDRFPDLSNNDLKVCALVKLNLNLKESAAILGIAPESVKSARYRLRKKFNLSHEDSLVDFIRSMDVEEPIVLSA from the coding sequence ATGAAATCGGCATTTTTTTTTTACCTGTTTGTCTTTTGCTATAACTCAACAGCCTATTCTTCCAATGAGGGGATCGTCCTATTAAACCCATATATTTCAAATTATAAAAATGTATCAGAAGGTAACCAGACTGAAGATACCCCTGATCTGATCAAAAGTGTATATGAGGAAACAAAGAATCAACCTTTGCAAAATCGACCCCTTACGTTACTCACCCCGGAGAAGGAAATGGATGCATTATATATGAATATTATGCTTTCAGGTATGGTAGTGATGTTGCTTATCAGCGGACTTTTGTACAAAATGCAGCGAACACACTTACACAAGAACCGCCAGTTAGCTGAGAGCCGGCAGTCGATCTTGCAGGATGAGCTGGAAAACAGGTTGCTGAAAGAAAAAGAATTACAACGGGCACTGGAAATTAAAAACCAGCAACTTGCTTCCTATAATATGAATTTACTCCAGAAAAATGAGATGATCGAAGAGTTGCGTAATCATATTGAGATTCTAAAAAAAACACCTTCTGAGCAGATGCCTCAGCAATTTAAACACATCAAGCGCCTGTTAGACAACAGCCTGCACATAGATAAGGATTGGGAGAATTTTAAACTTCATTTTGCCCAGGTGCATCCCAGCTTGTTTAGAAACCTGAAAGATCGTTTCCCTGACCTGAGCAATAATGATTTGAAAGTATGCGCCCTGGTTAAGCTCAATCTGAATCTGAAAGAATCTGCGGCTATTCTGGGCATTGCGCCGGAAAGTGTGAAATCGGCCCGTTACCGGCTGCGCAAGAAATTTAATTTATCGCATGAAGATAGCCTGGTCGATTTTATAAGGAGCATGGATGTAGAGGAACCAATTGTGCTTTCTGCCTGA